In Cedecea neteri, a single genomic region encodes these proteins:
- a CDS encoding MBL fold metallo-hydrolase, translating to MKNLLMLLTLLGGTMSTSVLATPQAITQQQSPGYYRMMLGDWQITAVSDGTVVVPLDKLLTHITPQKLRQRMAEDAMTPAAETSINAFVINTGRELILVDTGAGALFGSAGGHLLENLRAAGIAPEDISLVLLTHIHADHSGGVEYHGKPAFPNATVRVEQKDVDFWLNPAHLSDVEPDQRHTFAESERSLRPVIDAGKLTTFHAPTEILPGIEAIPAAGHTPGSVIYRVSRSGQNMLMWGDIIHAKAVQMPDPEVAIHFDVNQQQAVATREKVLKLAAQEGDWVAAAHIAFPGIGHVKQEGKAWRWVPVNYSSQAGK from the coding sequence ATGAAAAATTTGCTCATGCTGCTAACGCTTTTAGGCGGCACAATGTCCACTTCTGTCCTCGCCACGCCGCAGGCTATCACTCAGCAGCAATCGCCTGGCTATTACCGCATGATGCTGGGGGACTGGCAAATTACGGCGGTGTCGGACGGCACCGTAGTGGTCCCGCTGGATAAATTGCTGACGCATATCACGCCGCAGAAACTGCGCCAGCGTATGGCGGAGGATGCGATGACGCCCGCCGCAGAAACGTCGATCAATGCCTTTGTTATCAATACGGGGCGTGAATTGATTCTGGTTGATACGGGAGCCGGGGCATTATTTGGCTCTGCCGGTGGGCACCTGCTGGAGAATTTACGGGCGGCAGGTATTGCCCCTGAGGATATTTCTCTGGTGCTGCTGACCCATATTCATGCCGATCATTCCGGCGGAGTGGAATACCATGGCAAGCCCGCTTTCCCCAACGCGACGGTTCGCGTAGAGCAGAAGGATGTCGATTTCTGGCTCAACCCGGCTCACCTCAGCGACGTTGAGCCGGACCAGCGGCATACCTTTGCTGAATCTGAACGTTCGCTGCGCCCGGTGATTGATGCCGGTAAGCTAACCACTTTTCATGCGCCCACTGAAATCCTTCCCGGCATCGAAGCCATTCCTGCCGCAGGGCACACGCCGGGCAGCGTGATTTATCGTGTTAGCCGCAGCGGTCAAAACATGCTGATGTGGGGCGATATTATTCATGCTAAAGCGGTGCAGATGCCCGATCCGGAAGTGGCGATTCATTTCGATGTTAACCAACAGCAGGCGGTTGCCACGCGTGAGAAGGTGTTAAAACTGGCGGCTCAGGAAGGCGACTGGGTCGCGGCGGCGCACATTGCTTTCCCGGGGATTGGTCATGTGAAGCAAGAAGGCAAAGCCTGGCGTTGGGTGCCGGTAAACTACAGTAGCCAGGCCGGAAAGTAG
- the yohP gene encoding small membrane protein YohP: MKIILWAILIIFLIGLLVVTGVFKMIF, from the coding sequence ATGAAAATTATTTTATGGGCCATTCTGATTATCTTCCTCATCGGGCTGCTGGTGGTGACCGGCGTATTCAAAATGATCTTTTAA